One region of Exiguobacterium acetylicum genomic DNA includes:
- the spo0A gene encoding sporulation transcription factor Spo0A produces the protein MIKVGIADDNREMVELIRQHISAQEDMEVVCVAYNGESCLERMKEHEVDVLLLDIIMPHLDGLGVLEELMKKKKNPAVIMLSAFGKDEVSQQAVTLGASYFLLKPFSMDQLVQKIRLVTHQGQAPIVETIDLRVGTTLREVGIAPHIKGFTYLKDAVLMVLEREDLLGLITKELYPTIAKKHQTTASRVERAMRHAIKSAWNEGMQQHELFNGRIEQEKSPKNSEFISYVSSHMNQEQSG, from the coding sequence TTGATTAAAGTCGGGATAGCAGATGATAATCGCGAAATGGTCGAACTGATTCGCCAGCATATCTCTGCGCAAGAAGACATGGAAGTCGTTTGCGTCGCCTACAATGGCGAGAGTTGTCTCGAACGTATGAAAGAACATGAAGTGGACGTATTGCTTCTCGACATCATCATGCCTCATTTAGATGGGCTTGGTGTTCTCGAAGAATTGATGAAGAAAAAGAAGAACCCTGCTGTCATCATGTTGAGTGCTTTCGGTAAGGATGAGGTCTCACAACAGGCGGTCACTCTCGGAGCATCGTACTTCTTACTTAAACCGTTCAGCATGGATCAGCTCGTTCAAAAAATTCGTCTCGTGACGCATCAAGGACAAGCACCGATCGTCGAAACAATTGACTTAAGAGTCGGTACGACACTGCGAGAAGTGGGGATTGCTCCGCATATCAAAGGCTTCACGTATTTAAAGGACGCTGTCTTAATGGTGCTTGAACGGGAAGATTTACTTGGATTGATCACAAAGGAACTCTATCCGACGATCGCGAAAAAACATCAAACGACAGCATCTCGCGTCGAACGGGCGATGCGTCACGCCATCAAGTCCGCTTGGAACGAAGGGATGCAACAGCACGAGCTCTTCAATGGTCGGATCGAACAAGAGAAAAGTCCGAAGAACTCGGAATTCATCTCGTATGTTTCGAGTCATATGAATCAAGAACAATCTGGTTAA
- a CDS encoding DUF2627 family protein, producing MRIIGLLSLLIPGIIGAIGIKLMRDSVFLIAQVPFKYLGDAAYVYVLQGLVGLVLAMGGIGFVAGYVFYRDRKRGKVSDRYQKK from the coding sequence ATGCGTATCATTGGTTTGCTCTCATTATTAATCCCCGGCATCATCGGCGCGATTGGTATTAAGCTCATGCGTGATAGTGTTTTTCTAATTGCGCAAGTGCCGTTTAAATACTTAGGCGATGCGGCTTACGTATATGTATTGCAAGGTCTCGTTGGTTTGGTTCTTGCGATGGGTGGCATTGGATTTGTCGCAGGATATGTCTTTTATCGCGATCGAAAACGTGGAAAAGTCTCCGACCGCTATCAAAAAAAATGA
- a CDS encoding dihydrofolate reductase family protein encodes MRKIIVFEHLSLDGVVQAPSGKNEDMSNDFEQGGWTAPFQHPEIGQVIRGWMQEDCALLLGRATYEQWSSYWPLHAHIWPVADRAMKYVATRHTPPIRWQPTTYLNQPTSELTRLKQQDGPPLHVWGSSQLVHTLYQADLIDELRLIHYPVIVGSGKRLFPDNGMTPLTWNVTKRHTFDNGVLIAYYERDRN; translated from the coding sequence ATGCGAAAAATCATCGTTTTCGAACATCTATCGTTAGACGGTGTCGTTCAAGCACCGAGCGGAAAGAATGAGGACATGAGCAATGACTTCGAACAGGGGGGATGGACTGCTCCATTTCAACATCCTGAGATCGGTCAGGTCATCCGAGGATGGATGCAAGAGGATTGCGCCCTGTTACTCGGTCGCGCGACTTACGAGCAATGGTCGAGTTACTGGCCACTCCATGCCCATATCTGGCCAGTTGCCGATCGTGCCATGAAGTATGTTGCTACGCGACATACACCACCTATTCGTTGGCAGCCGACGACATATTTGAATCAACCGACTTCAGAACTAACACGCTTGAAACAACAAGACGGACCACCGCTTCACGTCTGGGGTAGTAGTCAACTTGTTCATACGCTTTATCAAGCTGATCTGATCGATGAACTTCGATTGATCCACTATCCGGTCATCGTTGGTTCTGGTAAACGTCTATTTCCCGACAATGGAATGACGCCTCTCACTTGGAACGTCACGAAACGACACACGTTTGATAACGGTGTGTTGATCGCTTACTATGAACGGGATCGGAACTAA
- a CDS encoding sigma 54-interacting transcriptional regulator translates to MHHLLVVGAGQGGTEVLHAFQRSPLLTVIGLVDPNMEAPGVALARRADIRIETNWSAFEGADVDFIIDATGETGVLEQLIHDFPGAAVLPGEFIRVLLERLTEKEKMLEAIIHCTSEAISVADQDGQTMLINPAYTRMTGFTERDVVGKPASADIGMQESVHLKVLNTGENVRDVRMKIGQDQRDIIVNAAPVIVDGQVRGSVGVIRDISEMKALAKELKAARQKIRTLEAKYTFDDIIAESEAMRFVVDQAKLAATMPVNVLIRGESGTGKELFAHAIHAASERKYEQFVRVNCAAIAPTLLESELFGYEEGAFSGARRGGKRGYFEEAHGGSLFLDEIGELPLDVQAKLLRVLQENEVVRVGGTKAIPVDVRIIAATNANLEQKIIMNEFREDLYYRINRLPIHIPALRERPDDIAPLTLHLLRKLNQSYGRSVGRISDDVLEAMKKQPWKGNVRELENVIGRALIFTDKTETVLRKGHLQLVVPQTTKVATRQKKEIKHLSDEMSHVEERLIREALTAFNGNKTEAAKQLGISLRALYYKVERFNIYS, encoded by the coding sequence ATGCATCATCTACTCGTCGTCGGGGCTGGTCAAGGGGGAACAGAAGTCCTGCATGCGTTTCAACGTTCACCATTATTAACAGTCATCGGTCTTGTCGATCCAAACATGGAGGCGCCTGGGGTGGCGCTTGCACGGCGTGCGGACATTCGGATTGAAACGAACTGGTCAGCTTTTGAAGGAGCTGATGTCGATTTCATCATTGACGCTACAGGAGAAACTGGCGTACTTGAGCAATTGATTCATGATTTTCCGGGAGCGGCGGTCTTACCGGGTGAATTCATTAGAGTATTGCTTGAGCGATTGACTGAAAAAGAGAAAATGCTCGAAGCAATCATTCATTGTACGAGCGAGGCGATTTCTGTCGCCGATCAAGACGGACAGACGATGCTGATCAATCCGGCATATACGCGTATGACTGGATTCACGGAGCGAGACGTCGTCGGAAAACCGGCAAGTGCCGATATCGGAATGCAGGAATCCGTTCATTTGAAAGTCTTGAATACGGGCGAGAACGTTCGAGATGTTCGCATGAAGATCGGGCAAGATCAACGCGATATCATCGTCAACGCGGCACCCGTCATCGTCGATGGACAAGTTCGCGGTTCCGTTGGGGTCATTCGGGATATTTCGGAAATGAAGGCACTCGCCAAAGAATTGAAGGCAGCGCGACAAAAAATCCGGACGCTCGAAGCCAAATATACATTCGATGATATCATCGCCGAGAGTGAAGCAATGCGCTTCGTCGTCGATCAAGCAAAGCTTGCGGCAACGATGCCCGTCAACGTCTTGATTCGCGGTGAATCGGGAACCGGCAAGGAACTGTTTGCACATGCGATTCATGCAGCGAGCGAACGTAAATATGAACAATTCGTCCGCGTCAACTGTGCGGCAATCGCACCGACGTTACTCGAAAGTGAACTATTCGGGTACGAGGAAGGCGCCTTCTCAGGAGCGCGACGTGGTGGGAAGCGGGGATATTTCGAAGAAGCACATGGAGGTTCGCTATTCTTAGATGAGATTGGCGAACTACCACTCGACGTCCAGGCCAAACTATTACGGGTGTTACAGGAAAATGAAGTCGTTCGCGTCGGTGGGACGAAGGCGATTCCAGTCGATGTCCGGATTATCGCGGCGACGAATGCGAATCTAGAACAAAAGATCATCATGAATGAGTTCCGAGAAGATCTCTACTACCGGATCAATCGGTTACCGATTCACATACCGGCACTACGTGAGCGACCGGATGATATCGCACCATTGACCTTACACTTACTCCGTAAATTGAATCAAAGTTATGGACGATCGGTCGGACGGATCTCAGATGATGTACTCGAAGCAATGAAGAAGCAACCGTGGAAAGGAAATGTCCGCGAGCTTGAAAATGTCATCGGTCGCGCGTTGATTTTTACGGATAAAACAGAAACCGTCTTACGAAAAGGTCATCTGCAGCTTGTCGTGCCACAAACAACGAAAGTTGCGACGAGACAGAAAAAGGAAATCAAACATTTATCGGACGAGATGTCACACGTCGAAGAACGGTTGATTCGGGAAGCGCTTACTGCCTTTAATGGCAACAAAACAGAAGCGGCGAAACAACTCGGGATTTCTCTTCGGGCACTTTATTACAAAGTGGAACGATTTAACATCTATTCATGA